In Chitinophaga nivalis, a single genomic region encodes these proteins:
- a CDS encoding efflux transporter outer membrane subunit encodes MKQHNSLLIALFLLCGAVTACRVGKDFVKPTAALPEKFRNAPAQQDSSSIGSLSWKTFFTDPVLQGLIDSAIVKNYDVQLAMKNVAIAAQTAKVARMGNLPDINLQVSGNRNWPSKNSMNGSLSEQFMGTRYMDDYNLNLGLTWEVIAWGKISRLKEVALAEYLSSGEASKAVQTRVVSEVAQGYYNLLMLDAQLVIARKNLQLNDSTLQLMQWQYNSGQINTLALEQTQAQRQVAAGLVPKLEQQIIQQENALRILTGELPAGVARHAALSESRFKEQLSVGFPASMLTYRPDVHAAELAVKTANARAGIAQAAMYPALNITAGVGLNSFRSYNWLNIPGSLFETVGGSITQPIFQRGKLKADYEKAVIEREKSILEFRKTVLTAVGEVSDALVKVDKLREQEAITRTRVDKLQSATRNAGLLFQSGMATYLEVITAQSNVLQSELDLASLQREQLGAVVELYRSLGGGWK; translated from the coding sequence ATGAAACAACATAATAGTTTATTAATCGCATTATTCCTGCTCTGCGGCGCCGTAACGGCGTGCAGGGTAGGAAAGGATTTTGTGAAACCCACGGCGGCATTGCCCGAAAAATTCCGGAATGCTCCGGCGCAACAAGACAGTAGCAGCATCGGTAGTTTATCCTGGAAAACGTTTTTTACGGATCCGGTATTACAAGGGTTGATCGACAGCGCTATTGTCAAAAATTATGATGTGCAGCTGGCGATGAAAAATGTAGCCATTGCCGCACAAACGGCGAAAGTGGCCCGGATGGGTAATCTGCCGGACATCAACCTGCAGGTGAGCGGTAACCGTAACTGGCCGTCTAAGAACAGTATGAATGGTTCTTTATCAGAACAGTTTATGGGTACCCGTTATATGGACGATTACAATCTAAACCTGGGACTTACCTGGGAAGTGATTGCCTGGGGTAAGATCAGCCGGTTGAAGGAAGTAGCCCTGGCAGAGTACCTGAGCAGCGGAGAAGCTTCCAAAGCGGTACAAACCCGGGTAGTCAGTGAAGTGGCGCAGGGATATTACAACCTGCTGATGTTGGATGCACAGCTGGTGATTGCCCGTAAAAACCTGCAGCTGAACGATAGTACTTTACAGCTGATGCAATGGCAGTATAATTCCGGTCAGATTAATACTTTGGCCCTGGAACAAACGCAGGCGCAACGGCAGGTGGCTGCAGGGCTGGTGCCTAAACTGGAACAACAGATTATCCAGCAGGAAAATGCCTTACGTATATTAACCGGAGAGCTGCCGGCAGGTGTTGCCCGTCATGCTGCCTTAAGTGAATCCCGTTTCAAGGAACAGCTGTCTGTTGGTTTTCCGGCAAGTATGTTAACTTACCGGCCGGATGTACATGCCGCGGAACTGGCCGTAAAAACAGCCAATGCCCGTGCGGGTATTGCCCAGGCAGCGATGTATCCGGCATTGAATATTACGGCTGGTGTAGGATTAAATTCATTCCGCTCCTATAACTGGCTGAATATACCCGGCAGCCTTTTTGAAACCGTTGGCGGTAGTATTACCCAGCCGATATTCCAGCGGGGTAAGCTGAAAGCAGATTATGAAAAAGCAGTGATTGAAAGGGAGAAGTCTATCCTGGAATTCCGTAAAACAGTGCTGACGGCAGTAGGAGAAGTGTCTGACGCCCTGGTGAAAGTAGATAAACTCCGGGAGCAGGAAGCGATTACCCGTACACGGGTAGACAAGCTGCAAAGCGCTACCCGTAACGCCGGATTGCTCTTCCAAAGCGGTATGGCAACTTACCTGGAAGTGATTACCGCACAGAGTAATGTATTGCAAAGTGAATTGGATCTTGCATCTTTGCAGCGGGAACAGCTGGGAGCTGTCGTAGAGTTATACCGGTCGCTGGGTGGTGGCTGGAAATAA